One genomic region from Antedon mediterranea chromosome 3, ecAntMedi1.1, whole genome shotgun sequence encodes:
- the LOC140044272 gene encoding kelch-like protein 26, which produces MDDKNKLRLDGHYCDVTLIADGKRHLAHKNVLVAKSPYFKELFEAKGNQYKSEFRLIGVRSSALSVVLSVVYTSSLNASDVSELDDLRETLRTAYTLGIEVVNIELENKDIMMMGDLNCDVMSDNPHCYTKKLIELSENFNLKQIIEEPTRFRPSYSTSTALTKVTEDWYSAIDEEFHMDDIEYIAKSFGEVIDSNLHLNLSCQQIIHFLSRDDLSAKSEISIFEAVMEWLRSDWQDRKDYAPLIMTHIRFPLIHPNDIVNKVQAEEALMDIPECRTLITEAMSYHLLPHNQHSFQTLTRATTDVFVVLGGEDMQGLTSEQTYVCDIETNVWKPFTDMPIRRLDLAVATMDNFLYVAGGQFSGDSLGIDSIGTVHQYNPRFDTWRQLCPMKKRRSLFSLDGMNTYLYAVGGKNTQGGLASVERYDSGTDSWEYVAPLTLHTFGHSSAVVGGKLFITGGVVDGGHFSNALQVYDPNHDKWTFKAPMSSTRAFHVMCSVGKKIYVIGGNTRDSKNRRVDCRAVECYDAKNEQWSTLARMPIGVSLAGVCVYSKCVYVIGGYTGKFSDRHSEVQMYDIETDKWKIVCNLPECVIRHRCCILSVPQSRLL; this is translated from the exons ATGGACGACAAGAACAAACTTCGTCTGGACGGACATTACTGTGACGTCACTCTTATTGCAGACGGTAAACGACATCTCGCGCATAAGAATGTTTTAGTGGCGAAAAGTCCGTATTTTAAAGAGTTGTTTGAAGCCAAAGGTAACCAATACAAATCGGAATTTAGGTTGATTGGTGTCCGCAGCTCAGCATTGTCTGTTGTTCTTAGTGTTGTGTACACTTCCAGTCTGAATGCTTCCGATGTGAGCGAACTTGACGACTTGCGGGAAACGCTTCGAACTGCGTACACTTTAGGTATAGAAGTAGTTAAT attgaactgGAAAACAAAGATATTATGATGATGGGAGATTTAAACTGTGACGTTATGTCTGACAATCCACATTGCTACACAAAGAAACTAATTGAATTAAGTGAAAATTTTAATCTAAAACAGATCATTGAAGAACCAACAC GTTTTCGACCATCATACTCAACATCTACTGCACTTACAAAAGTGACGGAAGACTGGTATAGTGCAATAGACGAGG AGTTCCACATGGACGATATTGAGTATATTGCCAAGAGTTTTGGTGAAGTCATTGATAGTAATCTCCATTTAAATCTGTCTTGCCAACAGATAATTCACTTTTTAAGTAGAGATGATCTATCGGCAAAGTCTGAGATTTCGATTTTTGAAGCTGTTATGGAATGGTTACGAAGCGATTGGCAAGACCGAAAAGACTACGCCCCTCTTATTATGACCCACATTCGTTTTCCGTTGATACATCCCAATGACATCGTAAACAAAGTCCAAGCTGAGGAAGCTTTAATGGACATACCAGAGTGTCGAACATTGATTACAGAGGCAATGTCATACCATTTGTTACCACACAATCAGCATTCCTTCCAAACTCTAACACGTGCAACAACGGACGTATTTGTTGTCTTAGGTGGTGAGGATATGCAAGGGTTAACCAGTGAACAAACATACGTATGTGATATTGAGACAAACGTCTGGAAACCGTTCACAGACATGCCAATTCGAAGACTCGATTTAGCTGTGGCCACCATGGATAATTTCTTGTACGTAGCTGGTGGCCAGTTCTCTGGTGATTCCTTAGGCATTGACAGCATTGGCACGGTTCACCAGTATAATCCACGGTTTGATACATGGCGTCAACTCTGTCCTATGAAAAAGAGACGCTCGCTTTTCTCTTTAGATGGAATGAATACGTATCTGTATGCAGTTGGTGGGAAGAATACTCAAGGAGGATTGGCAAGCGTTGAAAGGTATGACAGTGGCACGGACTCTTGGGAGTACGTCGCACCTCTGACGCTTCACACATTTGGGCATAGCAGCGCAGTTGTAGGCGGTAAACTTTTCATCACCGGCGGAGTCGTTGACGGTGGACATTTCAGCAATGCATTACAAGTTTACGATCCAAACCATGATAAATGGACGTTTAAAGCGCCAATGTCTTCGACAAGAGCCTTCCATGTCATGTGTTCCGTGGGTAAGAAAATATACGTCATAGGCGGCAACACGCGGGATAGTAAAAATCGACGAGTTGATTGTCGCGCTGTTGAATGTTACGATGCGAAAAATGAACAGTGGTCGACGTTAGCGCGTATGCCGATTGGGGTCAGTTTAGCAGGTGTGTGCGTTTATAGCAAATGCGTGTACGTTATTGGCGGATATACTGGCAAGTTTTCTGACAGACATTCTGAGGTTCAAATGTATGATATTGAAACCGACAAATGGaaaattgtttgtaatttaCCAGAGTGCGTAATCAGACACAGGTGTTGTATACTATCTGTACCACAATCACGCTTACTTTGA